The Caldicellulosiruptor obsidiansis OB47 genome segment GCTGAGTAACTATCTTTGTTGGAGAGGTGTGCTCTTCGTCCATTGGGTCAAGCTCTCCTTTTTCTATTAGCTCTAAACTGCTTGGGACTGATTGCTTTTTTATTGGACAGCTTGGGTCATCTGGGTCAATTAGCGATAAATAATAAGGTGAGATTGCAAAACGGTAAACCTTGGCTACCTCTTCAATTTGCTGCGCTTCTTTTTCATCAAGATTTAAAAGTTCTTTTAGTATTTTGGCTGAGGTAATCATATTTTTCAGCTGCCACTTATAATTTCCCCAATCTTTTTCACTTGCTCTAAAGTAGGAAAGAATCTTTCTCTTTTGATATTCAATCCTTTCCTCATCCTCGATGCCAGTTTTGATTGTGTCTCTGACTTCTAAGTAGTCTTTAATAGCTTCTTTTAACTTTTCAAACCTTTCGTTGGTGTTGATAACATTTAACTTTTCCATATCTATAAAACCTCCTTTCGAAATATTTGCCAAAAATAAAAGCAGCCAAACTCCATAACCCCGGAATTTGGCTGCTTTGAAATCAAAGGCAAAGGAATATCTTCCCTTTTGAAAAAGGGCATAAAAAAACTCCTTTTGCCTCCCCTTTCAAAGCTTCCGAGGTTAGCTGACGGGTTCGGGCAGAAAGGGTTAGCCCTACAGAAGCATTTGCTTCTGATTCACCCCAAAAAGGTTGGGTCCCCCGTATCCCAGTTTTTTGTCCTGGGAATTCAGCTTTTTAAAAGGAGTGCAATAGCATTTAATTTTTTTTAGTTCATATCAACTCATTTAAAATAATAACTTCGATTTCTTTAACATTTTTTAATTTTATATCGTTTGTAATAAAAACATCTGCTCTTTCCAATATTGCGGTAGCAATAAATATTGCATCTGGTGTTCTGATCTTATATCTTGCTCGTATTTCTGCACTTTTTTCTAATACCATATAATCGATTTCTCTTAAGGTTAAGTTGGGGAAAATACTAACTAATGCTTTATATTTTTTAGCAAGCGTAAAATCACCCATTTCAAAAGGTTTTACCAACAATTCTGCAATCACTAATGAAGAGGTTACTGCATGGATATCTCCATGTTCAATTTTTTCAAATATATATTTTGCCAACTCAGCATAGTTAGGATTCTTCTCTACTAAATAGATAAACAAATTAGTGTCAATGGCAATGCAATTACATTTATCTAAAAGTTGCTGAAGTTTTCCCATGAGTTTCTCTCCTGATTTATATACTCTTCAGCATTAATATCTCCCCAAATTTTTGAACCAATCTCAATTAATGCCTCAGTAAATGACTCTGGTTTTTTGAAAATGATGGTTTCTTTTTTTCCTCATCATATGTTAATATAACATCATCACCTAATAACTTTTTTATTTCTTCAAATATCTCTCTTTGCATTCTAAGTAAAACATACTGGGATTCTGAATCATAGTTAATATCTATTTTTCCCATAATTTTCACCTCATAGCAGAAAGCTTTCTACTATTAACATTTTTTCTTAATCTTTGTTTGCTTATATTATACCACATTTTTAACTTAAAAAACAACTAGATAAACCAATATGGTAGTTTCAATGGTTTGTAGAAGATTTTTTATTATTTAAAATCAGTCTACCAATATCTTGCAACGCATAATTTTTTCATGATATCATTAAATAAAATTCTTAATGTGGAGTGGAAGAGACCATGCTAAATGTAGATAATAAACTTCCAGAACTTATTAGTTTTTTCAAAGTGCGAGATGATATAGTAGCCGTTTGGATAGTGGGTTCATATGGTACAAAATATCAAACAGAAAATAGCGATATCGACCTTGCGATTTTATTTTCTAAAGAAATTAGCTTTTTTGATGAACTCGATTTAGAAGTACAAATCTGTGATATTCTTCAAACAGACAAGGTGGACATTATAAATCTCAATAAAGCTCCGTTGACTTTACAGTTTAAAGCCATCAGCGAAGGAAGAGAGATAATTAAAAAAGACCCTATTAAAGTAGCAGATTTTGAAGAAGTAGTTCTAGATTTGTATCAAGATCATGAGTACTTTTACAGGATATTTTATAAAGAATTAAAGGAGAGAAACCACCATGATTCTCAACATAGATTATGATAAAGTATTTCAAAAAATAGAATTTGTTGATGGAACACTATTAAAAATTGTTTAAAGGAGGACCTATTTATTGTGGTTGACATATTGCTGATAATAATCTTGTTGTTTGTCTTCATATTACCGTTTATTTTTCGCAAGATTGAGCACAATTTAGAGGTATTTTTGCTTGTAATGGGTTTATTGGCAACTGTGGTTTCTAAAACTTTATCATTTCATCTTCTGGGACATGTATTTAGCAATTATCTTCTTTATCTGGTTACAGCAGTTGTTCTTGTAATGGGGTTTGTGTTTAACCTCACAGTTAACAAATTTAAAACTGCAATAAACTCCATTTTGAACAAGATAAAGATAGAACTCTTTGTAACCTTTGTGGTTTTATTCCTTGGGCTTATCTCAAGCATCATCACAGCAATTGTTGCAACATTGATACTTGTGGAAATCATTCACCTTCTGCCACTGAAACACAAAACAAAGGTTAAGGTAGCAATAATAGGCTGCTTTTCCATAGGTTTTGGTGCAGCATTAACTCCCGTTGGAGAGCCACTTTCAACAATTGTGGTAAGTTCTTTGAACGCTGAATTTTTATATATACTTAAAAATCTTGGAATTTATATAGTGCCCACAATAATCATCTTATCACTTTTAAGCTACTTTATTTTGCTACATGAAAGAAAAAGAGGGTATATTCTGCCAACTTATGATGAACTTTTGACAGAAGAAGAGGCTATTGTGAAAGCTGAAGAAAAAGCTATTTTAGACCTTGAGGCAAGGAAAGATGTGATACTACGTGCTGGCAAAATTTTTATGTTCATAGTCGCATTGGAACTGCTGGGCAATGGTTTTAAGCCTTTCATTGATAAATATGTTGTAAAACTGGGGGATAAACTTCTGTTCTGGATAAACATCATCTCAGCAGCTCTCGACAATGCAACAGTTGCAGCGGCTGAGATAACACCAAGCCTTTCAACTGGTCAAGTGAAAGCAATATTACTGAGCCTTCTTGCAAGTGGTGGTATTTTAATTCAGGGCAACATTCCAAACATAATTGCAGCAAACAAACTACAAATAAAGAGCAAGGAATGGATACAACTGGGGCTGCCACTGGGACTAATATTGCTTCTTGTATTTTACTTGATACTTTTTGTAATTTAAATGTAAAAAGAATAGTTTAAAAAATATAGAGGCTGGCAATATCCAGCCTCTATTCTATCTTTGTAACCTCATACCCTGCATCATCAATTGCTCGAACAAACTCGTCGTCCTTTACATCTTTACTTAGCTCAACAGTTGCAACTTTGCCCTGCAGATCAACCTTCACAGAGCTTACACCTTCTATGGCTTTTAGGCTGTTTTCCACTCTTCTTACGCAGTGGTCACAAGTCATGCCTTTAATATAAATTTTTTTGGTCATTTAATGTCATCCCTCTCTCCTTAGAAATTTTTATATTTAATTATTTTACAGGTTTGAATCTTTTCAGTCTCAGAGCATTTGAAACAACAGAAACTGAAGAAAGTGCCATTGCAAAGGCTGCTATCATCGGATTCAAAAGTGGTCCACCAAATACGTGTAAAAATCCCGCCGCAATCGGAATACCCAATATGTTGTAGAAAAATGCCCAGAATAGATTCTGTTTGATGTTCTGTATTGTCTTTTTACTAAGAAGGATTGCATTTACAACGTCCAATATGTCATCTTTCATAAGAACCACATCAGCAGCTTCTGCTGCTACATCCGTTCCAGACGCAATTGATATGCCCACATCAGCTTGAGCCAAAGCTGGTGCATCGTTAATACCATCACCTACCATAGCAACTTTTTTACCTTTTCTTTGCAGCTTTTTTATTTCATTTGCTTTGTCCTGTGGTAATACATCTGCCAAGATATTGTCTATTCCAACCTGTTTTGCAATTGCTTTTGCTGTTTTTTCATTATCTCCTGTAATCATTGCAACCTCGATACCCATACTATACAAAAGTTCAATTGCCCGTTTAGCATTTGGCTTTATCACATCCGATACTGCTATGATCCCAGCAAACTCCCCGTTTTGTGCTACAAATATAGGTGTCTTTGCCTGCTGTGAAAGCTTTTCTATATCAAGTAAGGAATCTATTTCAATACCTTTATCTTTCATAAGTTTTTTGTTTCCAACAAGAACTTTTTGTCCATTTATCACTGCTTCTATTCCATACCCTGAAATTGCTTCAAACTGACTTGCTTCAAAAAGCTGTAGATTGTTTTCCTTTGCTGCAAAAACTATCGCTTCACCTAAAGGATGTTCAGAGAGCCTTTCTGCCGATGCTGCTATTTGCAGCAGCCTTTCTCTTTTCCAGCCATTTGCAGGAATTATGTCAGTTACTCTTGGTTTACCTTCCGTGATTGTCCCCGTCTTGTCGAAAACAACCATTGTGATTTTGTGCAAAGTTTCTAATGCACCACCACTCTTTATTAAAATTCCATGTTCTGCACCTTTCCCTGTTGAGACCATAATAGCAGTGGGTGTTGCAAGCCCCAAAGCACACGGGCATGCGATAACTAAAACAGTGATAAATATTCTCAAAGCAAAAATAAATGAACTACCAGTAAAGTACCATACAAGAGCCGAAATTACAGCAATTAGAATAACAACTGGCACAAAATACCCTGAGATTACATCTGCCAACCTTGCGATTGGTGCTTTTGAACTTTGAGCATCTTCAACCAGCTTGATAATCTGTGCAATTACCGTGTCCTTACCAACATTTGTAGCTTTTACTTTTAGCATACCATTTTTGTTTATTGTAGCACCTATAACCTTGCTTCCAGGCGTCTTTTCAACAGGGATACTTTCACCAGTTATCATTGATTCATCCACAAAACTTCTGCCTTCAATTACTTCTCCATCAACCGGGATCTTCTCACCGGGTTTTACTAAAATTATATCACCTGTTTCAACTTCTTCTATCGGTATGACTACTTCATTATCACCTTGAATAACCACTGCAGTTTTTGGTGCAAGTCCCATTAATTTTTTTATAGCTTCTGAGGCTTTACCCTTGGAAAAAGCTTCTAAGTATTTACCCAGCAAGACAAGGGTTATGATTACACCTGCAGTCTCAAAATACATCTCTTTTACATACTGGTAGTTACCCATTGCAATCTGGTATATAGCAAAAATACTATATAAAATTGCAGCAGATGTACCTGTTGCAATTAATGAGTCCATGTTGGGTTGCAGCTTTAAAAGCCTACTAAAACCTACAGTATAGAACTTATACCCTACAATGACAATTGGAATTACCAATATTGCCTGTACAAGCGCAAAATTCAAAGGATGTTTTTCAGGTGAAATTATCTCTGGCAACGGGAGTCCTACCACATGTGCCATAGCAATCAATAAAAGTGGAACTGCAAATACACTTGCAATGACAAACCTTCTAAAAAGACTATTTATCTCCTTTTGTTTTCGCTCTTGATGCGAATCTTCATAGGATGTCTTTTCAATCTCAAGTGGCGTATATCCGGCTTTTATTATCGCATTTTTTATTTCAGACAGTCTTACCTGAGATGAATCATACACAACTCTTGCTTTTTCACTTGCAAGGTTAACGCTTACCTCTTTTATTCCATTTAGCTTTGAAATTGATTTTTCGATTGCTCTTGCGCATGAAGCACACGTCATACCTGAAATAGGAACAGTTACTTCTCTAATAGTTTCTTCTCTATCGTCCAAAACACCATAGCCGGCTCTTTTCACTGCTTCTCTGATCTTTTCAATGCTGGCTTTGCTTTCATCAAACTCAACAATAAGCTTTTCAGTGGCAAAGTTAACCGACACATTAGCTACACCTTCTACTTTACTAACACTTTTTTCAATCGCTTTTGCACATGAAGTACATGTCATACCTGTTACACTTAAAACTTTTTTCTTCATTCTCAAACTTTCTTCCTTCTTGGTATTTGTTAATCTACCTTTGATTATAATCTACTATTTCTATAAGTCAAGTATGAATTTTTGCAAAAACTTCTTTCTTTTTTAATACCCTATTTAAGTATACTAAACAACATTTCAAGACTCTAATTTCCCGTGTCTGTGACGGAAACAGTGTCCTTTCCCCATACCTTTTGCACACCCAACATTTTTTGAATGGCAAACAGGACACTCTGAAAGGTCTGCATCAAACATATATCCACATTCTCTACAGACTACCTTGCAACTGCCAACAACGTAGTTTCCACCTTCAATTCTGATAGCTTTGCCGTTTATAAGGGCATCTGCAATCTTTTTTCTCGCCTCTTCTAGTATGAGCTGAAATGTCTGACGGGAAACTTGCATCTTTTGTGCACATTCTTCCTGCATGAGACCTTCTAAGTCTTTAAGTCTTATTGCCTCAAGTTCTTCAACTTTTAAAATCACTTCATCATTACAACCTTCTTTAGGGAAAAAATAATTAAACCTTGGCAAAAACTCTACTCTTCTGCATCTTACTGGTCGTGGCAAATCAAATGCCTCCTTTACCCAAAAATTATTATGAACAAAAAGGCAGGATTTTAACCCTGCCCCTCTTAATTGTTATGGTTTTCCTTCTAGTCTTTTTTAATAAAATCCGCAATATTTTATATTTTTAACCACTATATAACCTCTTATCATTATCATGTTCTGGGCTATTTTCTAAAGCCTTTTTTAAAATTTTGCTCCCTTCTTTTGGACACATTTTAATTATACCATAAACTAAGAAGCCTATATCATCAATTTTCCTTTGTCCAAAAATAATCTATAATGTCAATTTTTATACCGGTTACAAATTATGATGGTGCTTGTGAGAATGCTGATGTAAATGATGATGCAACCCCTCTTCGTGTTCATGAATCTTGTTTGCAAGTGTTTCATCTGACCTTAGTTCGCCTTTTAATAGTTTTTCAACTGCTTCATCTGGATTGCCTAAGACACCAATAAAATATTTTATACCAAGAGTATCAAATATATATCTTGCTCTCTCACCCATTGAACCTGCAATTACAACATCTGCACCTTTTTCTTTTATAAACTTTGCAAAAAGCCCAGCTCTGTGCTCTGGCATTTCAAAATACTCTTTTGTTATAATTGCACCGTTTTCAATTGTATATATGCAAACTTTTTCACTGCCACCAAAGTGAGGACTTATCTTGTCACCCATTAGCATAACTGCTATCTTCATTGTTTATTTCCTCCTTTTTTAAATTCATTGAATTTGATTTTAATTCAAACAAACAATTTCTACAAACACCGTGAAATTCGTACAATATAAATTTTGAATCAAAATGATAAAATTTCTTTATCTTTCTACTAATCTTTTCAAGCGCACTATCGCTCAACTTTAGCCAAAATTTTTTCTTACAAACGTCACATACAAAGAAGGTTAAATTTAAACTCTTATTCGATTCATCACTAACATAGGCTATATATTTATCATTGGCTACATCACACGATATTATCAATCCTTTTTGTTCTAATCTATTTATACCTCTATAAATAGTGCTCAAACTTGCCCAGCTTATTAGACTCTGAACAAGACCTTGTTTACTTACAATATTGTTATTTCTTTTTAAATAATCTATTATCATTTCACATATCTGATTATTCTTTAAGTTTCTTTTTTTATAATTTGACATACACTCTCACCATAATTAACCTTACTCTTCTTCAATACAAATATTTTTCTTTAAAATATTCGCAATTGTTGCACTTGCTAATATAATAACTACAAAACTTAAAACTATCAAAGAAACACCAAAAATATATTTGAAAACACTCAAGTGTGTCTTAGTTAGCATCACAAAAGTTGCTATAGAAAAGGCTGCAAGTGGAAAAGAATATGCCCACCAAGAAAGATAGAACTTTGAGCTAAGAAATTTCTTAATTTGGGCTATCAAAAGAAGTATCAAAAACATTGCAAAGAAATAAGTAACCTCCTTTCAAAACTTTTAAAATTATTCGGGGGGCATGAAAATTTGCCTTTTGAAAGCCCCCCTTCAAAGTAATTTCAGATTTTACTCTTGTTTTTGTTCGTCTGAAAGAAGCTTGTCAATCAGTTTTAACCTTTGTTCTAAAACCTGCTTTTCATACTCTAAAGCTTCTTTTGCAAAAGGTAAATCTTTTGAGCCTGCCAAATACATCCACTTGCAAATTCCAGAGCCTCTGCCAAAACTACCGCTAAAACCTCTTCCAAATCCTTGACCAAAGCCCTTTGCACCTCTGCCAAAACCGCAGCCATATCCCAACGGCATAACCTTCACCCCCAGAAATATTTTATTGGCATATGCTAATTATAATTATACTCGGTTTTTGGCATATGTCAATATATTTTTTAAAAAAATTCCCCTTGCTTTTTTACAAGAATCTTTGCAGAAAGCCTCGGCCTTTTAGGGCGGGGATGAATGCAAAGATTGAAACTGAAAACCAAATACGGTATAATTGAATTAAATCTTTAAAAATAGCAGAGTAGATTATAATGAATACCTACAGGTCAACCAGACATGCCAAATTCTTAATCAACTACCACTTTGTATGGATACCAAAATATCGCAAGGACTTTTTAAAAGACCTTGAGGTGAAAAAGACGGTCGAAGAAACGGTACAAGAACTGTCCAAGGCATACAAGTTTGATATTTTAGCACTTGAAATAATGCCTGACCATATTCATTTGTTTATTTCAGCACTTCCAAGATATTCTCCAAGTGAACTAATTAATGTAATAAAAGGTGCTACTGGGAGGAAGATAGGACAAAAATTTCCTCAGTATAAACAGAAGGGTTCAGTGTGGACAAGAGCATATTTTGTGGCAACTGCGGGCAATGTTTCTTCTGAAACAATCAAAAAATATATAGAAAATCAGTGGAAGAAGGCAGAAAAAAATGGATAAGACATATATTCTACCTGTTCCAGAAAAGTATCAGAGTTTGGCAATAGAACTTTCAATTGAGTCAGGCAAAATCTACTCTAAAGCAGTAAGTTTTCTAAAGAAAATGAACAAAAAGGGGATAAAAATATCACGGAAAACATTCGACAGGTATATGGAATGGTGGATACACCAGAAGGATTTTGTACTTCACAGTCAGAGCAAACAGGCAGCATACCAACAGGCATGGACAGCGTATCAGGCAACATTGCAAAAAATTAAAAAGGCAAAGAAAAAAGGAAAAGATACGTCTGGGATAAGATTGCCATACAGAAACAAGAAATACAATAAAGTAGTGTTCAAAGAAAGTGCAATTCATTTGAAAGGTAATGCTTTGATGTTTTCCAACAAGAAGGGAGAACAAGCAATTGTTTTAAGAGACATTGTAATAAAGGCTACTCTTAAATACGCAGAGTTAATCTATCATACCAGCAAGAAAAGATACTATCTTCATGTAGTTGTCGAAGTTAAAGAAAGAGAAATTGAAAAAGGCAAAGGTGTTTTAGCAGTAGACGTTGGGGTAATACATCCGATGGTATGTTTTGATGGAAAGAATGTTTTAATCTACAATGGTGGGATTTTAAATGCAAAGTTGAGATATCGTAATAAAAAATTTGCAGAGTTTCAGCAAAAACTTTCTATGTGTAAGAAAGGTTCAAAAAGATTTAGAAAGCTTGAAAATGCGAAGAGAGAAGTTTTGAGGAAGCTAAACAACCAGATAAGAGATGTGTTGGAAAAATACACATCTCATTTGATAGGGTATTGTGTTAAAAATGGGATAGGCACAATTGTGCTTGGTGATTTGAAAGGGATAAGAAATGGAGCAAAGCATGGGAAAGTATCGAATCAGAAAGTTCATCAGTGGATGTTTAGGAAAGTGGCAAGAAGGATAGAAGAGAAAGCAAGATTTGTGAGGATAGATGTTGTGTATATAAAAGAGAATAGCACATCACAGGTATGTCCTGTATGTGGAAGTAGAAATAAGCCAGAAAACAGGAACTATGAATGCAGAAATTGCAGTTTTAGATATCACAGGGATGGAGTGGGTGCAATAAATATCTACAGAAAGTATACAGGGGGAAGACTCCTGGTAGTAGGGCAATTGGCTTGCCCCACAGGTGTGAGGTTTGAAGCCCACCTGTGTTGCCCAACAAGATGGAATGTTCATCCTGTTGGGAAGACAGCCTGAAATAATGAGCTGTCAGGAATCCTCGGCCCTTTCAGGGCGGGGAGAAGTCAATATTCGTTGAGATTACTTTTTAAAATGTTCAAACATGAGTCAAGATACAAATTTTGTGCTTTTTCAATTTCACCGCTGTCGCAAAGAGCGGTAAGTTTAGAATCTATGGGCACACGTCCTAAAATTCTTAAGCTGAGCCTTTCTGCCTCTTCTTCGAGTTTACTTTTGCCAAAAATGTCAATTTCTCTCCCGCAATGCGGACAAATAGCATAACTCATATTCTCAACTATTCCTATGATTGGTATATCCATCTGTTTTGCCATGTTATATGCCTTTTTGACTATTAAAGATACAAGGTCCTGCGGTGAGGTCACAATTATAATTCCGTCTATCGGCAGTGACTGGAAAACTGTAAGTGCAACATCCCCCGTCCCTGGAGGCATATCAATTAAAAGATAGTCCAATATACCCCAACCAACATCTGTCCAGAACTGTTCTATTGTCTTTGCAATGAGCGGACCTCTCCAAATCACCGGTGCATCTTCTTTATTCAAAAGCAAGTTCATTGACATAATTTTTATATCATTGTGAGTTCTCACAGGATAGATTGCTTTTGAGTCTGATTCAATCTTTGCACCACTTACACCAAACATCTTTGGTATGGATGGACCAGTTATATCAGCATCAAGAATTCCAACTTCATAACCTTCTCTTCTCAAACCCACAGCAATCAATGAAGTAATCAGACTCTTTCCAACTCCACCTTTGCCACTCACAACAGCATACATCTTTTTTACGTCAGTAAATTCATTTTTAGGAATTGGATGCATTACATTCTGTCTCAATTTTCTCTCTCCTTGCTTTGTTTTTTCTTTTAATTTTACTCTTGTTTCTGGCATATGTCAATTTTGTTTTTGTCTTTTAAATAATTTACAAATTTTTCGTGTATCGAAGCAAATTTTGGGTATATAATAAAATTGTAGAGTGTCTATCTTAAATTAATAATTAATTCTGGGGGAATAGAAAAATGCTTTCAAACATAATTAACAAGGATTTTATAAAACTTTTACCAACAGATACAGTCAAGTTCGCGCTTGAACAAATGCAGAAAAGAAAAAAGAGCGTGGCAGTTATCGTAGATGAAAATGACTTTTTAAAAGGAATTATCGTAAAAGCAGATATTTATAGGTTCCTCAGCCAGCCCGGTCATTATGAAACATACCCTGTTGAGCTTGCTATGACAAAAGCGGTAATCACAGCTGATAAAAATGACGATATTAAAGATGTTGCAAAACTTTTGCGTGAAAATGACATTTCAGCTGTTCCTGTTCTTGATGATGGCAAGGTAATTGGTCTTATTGGTCTTGAAGATATAGTTGATTATTTTATTAACATGTAGTATTTAATATATTCAGATATACAATAAGTTCAAGAAATAATTTGTTGTTATCCAGTAACTGAAGGGGGCACAAAATGGAGCATATGTTTGAGTCAAAGAGAGTAATCATTGGTCCAGAAGGATTTAAAAAGGTTATTGATATATCTGTACCAAAAAGAGTCAACCTTCCAACAGGCTATATTGAAACAGAGAAAATTGCTCATATTCCACCGGGTGGAAGCTTTTTTGCAAATGATGTTGAATATTTTGTCTTCCCGTGTGACACGTTTGACTACGTTATGCATTTTTTAAAAAGACACACACAGATAGTCTACCCAAAAGACGGAGCCTACATTCTTATGAAACTTGACATACACCCAGGTAAAAGAGTTGGAGAAGCGGGCACAGGTTCTGGTGCGTTTACCCTTTATCTTTCAATGGCTGTTGGACCTGAAGGCAGGGTGTATACATATGAGCAAAGAGAAGAGTTTTATAAAAAAGCTGAGAAGAATATAAAAAACTTTTCTAAATTTGATAACGTAGTTATGCACAATAAGTCAATTGTAGATGGAATTGAAGAGAAGGATTTAGACGCATTCTTTTTAGATGTCAGAGAACCTGAAGAAGCAATCTTATCTGTTAGGGAAGCTCTAAAACC includes the following:
- a CDS encoding CBS domain-containing protein, whose amino-acid sequence is MLSNIINKDFIKLLPTDTVKFALEQMQKRKKSVAVIVDENDFLKGIIVKADIYRFLSQPGHYETYPVELAMTKAVITADKNDDIKDVAKLLRENDISAVPVLDDGKVIGLIGLEDIVDYFINM
- a CDS encoding tRNA (adenine-N1)-methyltransferase, whose amino-acid sequence is MEHMFESKRVIIGPEGFKKVIDISVPKRVNLPTGYIETEKIAHIPPGGSFFANDVEYFVFPCDTFDYVMHFLKRHTQIVYPKDGAYILMKLDIHPGKRVGEAGTGSGAFTLYLSMAVGPEGRVYTYEQREEFYKKAEKNIKNFSKFDNVVMHNKSIVDGIEEKDLDAFFLDVREPEEAILSVREALKPAGHLGILVPTTNQVSETLTALQNNRFYVSEVVEIMMRQYKPVPERLRPDDRMIGHTAYMIFARKIL